Proteins found in one Mustela lutreola isolate mMusLut2 chromosome 12, mMusLut2.pri, whole genome shotgun sequence genomic segment:
- the TMEM8B gene encoding transmembrane protein 8B isoform X1, which translates to MAQPLSRPLVLSSSSPWPPAPPSPRFPNWPLPRPGSQRMPRSESQPRPPLQSKSQSLWLSWPPTPPLPLFHLLSQIPAQPLSQPHSQCLFKPGSQILPLPQSPLQPLLPSHSLPLFKPQCPAQPNPLSQPLPSSLCLPKSFPLPTPFSHTLPLSQPRLRSGLQLPPALLLLLLFSVLGPGAGGLFLTDYSTCSPRKLSPFRSFASTELFHFHVPEDTFLAVWNLIIFKEQGGTFGDHCPDQSVTVYFRSGAPPVINPLHTHFPGDTAVPGVFSLTLSWTLPNRTSGIFNVSSPLPGDWFLAAHLPQAHGHISVKGLQDECQYLLQPQLIIRRLLDVAVLVPGRPSEQTLSAHNRSALYNIFLILVSLSLSHLSFLTPTSPLPRVFVPSFTYRVSAHLVCVGSRGALACPLTLRLRPKAPPLHNSSSLSCGSTSVCQLELALPPWGHWVYVRVEIPSRGPGRTVRFQLCVRLQECPQPSLSRVLVPGAAMNMPQSLGNQPLPPEPPSLGASAEGPGATSPPEHCWPVRPTLRNELDTFSVHFYIFFGPSVALPPERPAVFALRLLPVLDSGGVLSLELQLNVSSLRQENVTVFGCLTHEVPLSLGDAAVTCSKESLAGFLLSVSATSRVARLRIPFPQTGTWFLTLRSLCGVGPRYVRCRNATAEVRLRTFLSPCVDDCGPYGQCKLLRTHNYLYAACECKAGWRGWGCTDSADALTYGFQLLSTLLLCLSNLMFLPPVVLAIRSRYVLEAAVYTFTMFFSTFYHACDQPGIVVFCIMDYDVLQFCDFLGSLMSVWVTVIAMARLQPVVKQVLYLLGAMLLSMALQLDRHGLWNLLGPSLFALGILATAWTVRSVRRRHCYPPTWRRWLFYLCPGSLIAGSAVLLYAFVETRDNYFYIHSIWHMLIAGSVGFLLPPRAKTDHRVPSGARARGCGYQLCINEQEELGLVGPGGATVSSICSS; encoded by the exons aTGGCCCAGCCCTTGTCCCGGCCCCTCGTCCTATCCTCATCCAGCCCttggcccccagccccgccctcgCCCCGCTTCCCAAATTGGCCCCTGCCCCGGCCTGGGTCCCAGCGAATGCCCAGATCCGAGTCTCAACCCAGGCCCCCCCTTCAGTCCAAGTCCCAGTCCCTGTGGCTGTCCTGGCCTCCAACCCCTCCTTTGCCCTTGTTCCACCTCCTGTCACAAATCCCAGCCCAACCCCTGTCCCAACCCCATTCCCAGTGTTTGTTTAAACCCGGGTCGCAaatcctgcccttgccccagTCCCCATTACAGCCCCTCCTTCCATCCCATTCCTTGCCCTTGTTCAagccccagtgcccagcacagcccAATCCACTATCTCAGCCTTTGCCCTCATCTCTGTGTTTACCCAAGTCTTTCCCACTACCCACCCCTTTCTCTCAtaccctgcccctctcccagcctcgACTCAGGTCTGGGCTCCAGCTGCCGCCAGCCTTATTGCTGCTGTTGCTGTTCTCTGTCCTTGGCCCAGGGGCTG GAGGCCTCTTCCTGACTGACTACTCCACCTGCTCACCCCGAAAGCTGAGTCCATTCCGCTCCTTTGCCAGCACTGAGCTCTTCCACTTCCATGTTCCCGAGGACACATTCCTGGCTGTTTGGAACCTCATCATCTTCAAGGAGCAAGGAGGAACCTTTGGGGACCACTGCCCAGACCAAAGTGTGACTGT GTATTTCCGGTCCGGGGCACCCCCTGTCATCAATCCCCTGCACACACACTTCCCAGGGGACACGGCTGTGCCTGGGGTTTTCTCCCTGACCCTCAGCTGGACACTGCCCAACCGCACCTCAGGCATCTTTAACGTCAGCAGCCCCTTACCTGGGGACTGGTTCTTGGCTGCCCACCTTCCCCAGGCCCATGGCCACATCTCTGTCAAG GGTCTCCAGGACGAGTGTCAGTACCTTCTTCAGCCACAGCTGATTATCCGGCGTTTGCTGGACGTTGCTGTGCTGGTGCCTGGCCGTCCCTCAGAGCAAACCCTCTCGGCCCACAATCGCTCAGCACTGTACAA CATTTTCCTCATTCTGGTGTCCCTCTCACTTTCTCACCTGTCCTTTCTTACCCCAACCTCCCCTTTGCCCAGGGTCTTTGTGCCCAGCTTTACTTACAGGGTTTCAGCACACCTGGTATGTGTGGGGAGCCGCGGGGCATTGGCCTGCCCCCTGACGTTGCGCCTACGTCCTAAGGCCCCACCCCTGCACAACTCAAGCTCTTTGTCCTGTGGCAGTACTTCGGTGTGCCAGCTGGAGCTGGCACTGCCCCCCTGGGGGCACTGGGTCTACGTGCGTGTGGAGATCccatcccggggtcctggcagGACTGTCCGGTTCCAGCTGTGCGTGCGGTTGCAAG AGTGCCCACAGCCCAGCCTGTCCCGTGTCCTCGTCCCTGGAGCTGCCATGAACATGCCCCAGTCACTGGGCAACCAGCCACTGCCCCCAGAGCCGCCTTCTCTGGGGGCCTCTGCGGAGGGGCCTGGGGCCACATCCCCACCAGAGCACTGCTGGCCGGTGCGCCCGACACTGCGCAATGAGCTGGACACCTTCTCCGTCCACTTCTACATCTTCTTCGGCCCCAGTGTGGCCCTGCCCCCTGAGCGCCCTGCAGTGTTTGCCCTGAGGCTGCTGCCAGTGTTGGACAGTGGAGGTGTCCTCAGCCTGGAGCTCCAGCTCAATGTG AGCTCCCTGCGCCAGGAAAACGTGACGGTGTTTGGATGCCTGACTCACGAGGTGCCCTTGAGCCTAGGGGATGCAGCGGTGACTTGTTCTAAAG AGTCCctggctggcttcctcctctccgtCAGTGCCACTTCCAGAGTGGCCAGGCTGCGAATCCCCTTCCCACAGACTGGAACCTGGTTCCTGACCCTGCGCTCCCTGTGCGGGGTGGGGCCTCG GTACGTGCGGTGCCGGAACGCGACGGCGGAGGTGCGGCTGCGCACTTTCCTCTCCCCCTGCGTGGACGACTGCGGGCCCTACGGCCAGTGCAAGCTGTTGCGCACACATAACTACCTGTACGCGGCCTGCGAGTGCAAGGCCG gctggaggggctggggctgcacCGACAGCGCGGATGCGCTCACCTATGGATTCCAGCTGCTGTCCACGCTACTACTCTGCCTGAGCAACCTCATGTTTTTGCCACCTGTGGTCCTGGCCATTCGGAGTCGATATGTGCTGGAAGCTGCTGTCTACACCTTCACCATGTTCTTCTCCACG TTTTACCATGCCTGTGACCAGCCAGGCATTGTGGTTTTCTGCATCATGGACTACGATGTGCTGCAGTTCTGTGATTTCCTGGGCTCCTTAATGTCCGTGTGGGTCACTGTCATTGCCATGGCGCGTTTACAGCCTGTGGTCAAGCAG GTGCTGTATTTGCTGGGGGCTATGCTGCTGTCTATGGCTCTACAGCTTGACCGGCATGGACTCTGGAACCTGCTTGGACCCAGTCTCTTCGCCCTGGGCATCTTGGCCACAGCCTGG ACAGTACGCAGCGTCCGCCGCCGGCACTGCTACCCACCCACATGGCGCCGTTGGCTTTTCTACCTGTGTCCGGGCAGCCTGATTGCGGGCAGTGCTGTCCTACTCTATGCTTTTGTGGAGACCCGAGACAACTACTTCTACATTCACAGCATTTGGCATATGCTCATCGCTGGCAGCGTGGGCTTCTTGCTGCCCCCACGTGCCAAGACTGACCACCGGGTCCCATCTGGAGCTCGGGCCCGGGGCTGCGGTTACCAGCTGTGCATCAATGAGCAGGAGGAGCTGGGCCTTGTGGGTCCAGGTGGGGCCACTGTCAGCAGCATCTGTTCCAGCTGA
- the TMEM8B gene encoding transmembrane protein 8B isoform X5, with protein sequence MNMPQSLGNQPLPPEPPSLGASAEGPGATSPPEHCWPVRPTLRNELDTFSVHFYIFFGPSVALPPERPAVFALRLLPVLDSGGVLSLELQLNVSSLRQENVTVFGCLTHEVPLSLGDAAVTCSKESLAGFLLSVSATSRVARLRIPFPQTGTWFLTLRSLCGVGPRYVRCRNATAEVRLRTFLSPCVDDCGPYGQCKLLRTHNYLYAACECKAGWRGWGCTDSADALTYGFQLLSTLLLCLSNLMFLPPVVLAIRSRYVLEAAVYTFTMFFSTFYHACDQPGIVVFCIMDYDVLQFCDFLGSLMSVWVTVIAMARLQPVVKQVLYLLGAMLLSMALQLDRHGLWNLLGPSLFALGILATAWTVRSVRRRHCYPPTWRRWLFYLCPGSLIAGSAVLLYAFVETRDNYFYIHSIWHMLIAGSVGFLLPPRAKTDHRVPSGARARGCGYQLCINEQEELGLVGPGGATVSSICSS encoded by the exons ATGAACATGCCCCAGTCACTGGGCAACCAGCCACTGCCCCCAGAGCCGCCTTCTCTGGGGGCCTCTGCGGAGGGGCCTGGGGCCACATCCCCACCAGAGCACTGCTGGCCGGTGCGCCCGACACTGCGCAATGAGCTGGACACCTTCTCCGTCCACTTCTACATCTTCTTCGGCCCCAGTGTGGCCCTGCCCCCTGAGCGCCCTGCAGTGTTTGCCCTGAGGCTGCTGCCAGTGTTGGACAGTGGAGGTGTCCTCAGCCTGGAGCTCCAGCTCAATGTG AGCTCCCTGCGCCAGGAAAACGTGACGGTGTTTGGATGCCTGACTCACGAGGTGCCCTTGAGCCTAGGGGATGCAGCGGTGACTTGTTCTAAAG AGTCCctggctggcttcctcctctccgtCAGTGCCACTTCCAGAGTGGCCAGGCTGCGAATCCCCTTCCCACAGACTGGAACCTGGTTCCTGACCCTGCGCTCCCTGTGCGGGGTGGGGCCTCG GTACGTGCGGTGCCGGAACGCGACGGCGGAGGTGCGGCTGCGCACTTTCCTCTCCCCCTGCGTGGACGACTGCGGGCCCTACGGCCAGTGCAAGCTGTTGCGCACACATAACTACCTGTACGCGGCCTGCGAGTGCAAGGCCG gctggaggggctggggctgcacCGACAGCGCGGATGCGCTCACCTATGGATTCCAGCTGCTGTCCACGCTACTACTCTGCCTGAGCAACCTCATGTTTTTGCCACCTGTGGTCCTGGCCATTCGGAGTCGATATGTGCTGGAAGCTGCTGTCTACACCTTCACCATGTTCTTCTCCACG TTTTACCATGCCTGTGACCAGCCAGGCATTGTGGTTTTCTGCATCATGGACTACGATGTGCTGCAGTTCTGTGATTTCCTGGGCTCCTTAATGTCCGTGTGGGTCACTGTCATTGCCATGGCGCGTTTACAGCCTGTGGTCAAGCAG GTGCTGTATTTGCTGGGGGCTATGCTGCTGTCTATGGCTCTACAGCTTGACCGGCATGGACTCTGGAACCTGCTTGGACCCAGTCTCTTCGCCCTGGGCATCTTGGCCACAGCCTGG ACAGTACGCAGCGTCCGCCGCCGGCACTGCTACCCACCCACATGGCGCCGTTGGCTTTTCTACCTGTGTCCGGGCAGCCTGATTGCGGGCAGTGCTGTCCTACTCTATGCTTTTGTGGAGACCCGAGACAACTACTTCTACATTCACAGCATTTGGCATATGCTCATCGCTGGCAGCGTGGGCTTCTTGCTGCCCCCACGTGCCAAGACTGACCACCGGGTCCCATCTGGAGCTCGGGCCCGGGGCTGCGGTTACCAGCTGTGCATCAATGAGCAGGAGGAGCTGGGCCTTGTGGGTCCAGGTGGGGCCACTGTCAGCAGCATCTGTTCCAGCTGA
- the TMEM8B gene encoding transmembrane protein 8B isoform X2 produces MAQPLSRPLVLSSSSPWPPAPPSPRFPNWPLPRPGSQRMPRSESQPRPPLQSKSQSLWLSWPPTPPLPLFHLLSQIPAQPLSQPHSQCLFKPGSQILPLPQSPLQPLLPSHSLPLFKPQCPAQPNPLSQPLPSSLCLPKSFPLPTPFSHTLPLSQPRLRSGLQLPPALLLLLLFSVLGPGAGGLFLTDYSTCSPRKLSPFRSFASTELFHFHVPEDTFLAVWNLIIFKEQGGTFGDHCPDQSVTVYFRSGAPPVINPLHTHFPGDTAVPGVFSLTLSWTLPNRTSGIFNVSSPLPGDWFLAAHLPQAHGHISVKGLQDECQYLLQPQLIIRRLLDVAVLVPGRPSEQTLSAHNRSALYKVFVPSFTYRVSAHLVCVGSRGALACPLTLRLRPKAPPLHNSSSLSCGSTSVCQLELALPPWGHWVYVRVEIPSRGPGRTVRFQLCVRLQECPQPSLSRVLVPGAAMNMPQSLGNQPLPPEPPSLGASAEGPGATSPPEHCWPVRPTLRNELDTFSVHFYIFFGPSVALPPERPAVFALRLLPVLDSGGVLSLELQLNVSSLRQENVTVFGCLTHEVPLSLGDAAVTCSKESLAGFLLSVSATSRVARLRIPFPQTGTWFLTLRSLCGVGPRYVRCRNATAEVRLRTFLSPCVDDCGPYGQCKLLRTHNYLYAACECKAGWRGWGCTDSADALTYGFQLLSTLLLCLSNLMFLPPVVLAIRSRYVLEAAVYTFTMFFSTFYHACDQPGIVVFCIMDYDVLQFCDFLGSLMSVWVTVIAMARLQPVVKQVLYLLGAMLLSMALQLDRHGLWNLLGPSLFALGILATAWTVRSVRRRHCYPPTWRRWLFYLCPGSLIAGSAVLLYAFVETRDNYFYIHSIWHMLIAGSVGFLLPPRAKTDHRVPSGARARGCGYQLCINEQEELGLVGPGGATVSSICSS; encoded by the exons aTGGCCCAGCCCTTGTCCCGGCCCCTCGTCCTATCCTCATCCAGCCCttggcccccagccccgccctcgCCCCGCTTCCCAAATTGGCCCCTGCCCCGGCCTGGGTCCCAGCGAATGCCCAGATCCGAGTCTCAACCCAGGCCCCCCCTTCAGTCCAAGTCCCAGTCCCTGTGGCTGTCCTGGCCTCCAACCCCTCCTTTGCCCTTGTTCCACCTCCTGTCACAAATCCCAGCCCAACCCCTGTCCCAACCCCATTCCCAGTGTTTGTTTAAACCCGGGTCGCAaatcctgcccttgccccagTCCCCATTACAGCCCCTCCTTCCATCCCATTCCTTGCCCTTGTTCAagccccagtgcccagcacagcccAATCCACTATCTCAGCCTTTGCCCTCATCTCTGTGTTTACCCAAGTCTTTCCCACTACCCACCCCTTTCTCTCAtaccctgcccctctcccagcctcgACTCAGGTCTGGGCTCCAGCTGCCGCCAGCCTTATTGCTGCTGTTGCTGTTCTCTGTCCTTGGCCCAGGGGCTG GAGGCCTCTTCCTGACTGACTACTCCACCTGCTCACCCCGAAAGCTGAGTCCATTCCGCTCCTTTGCCAGCACTGAGCTCTTCCACTTCCATGTTCCCGAGGACACATTCCTGGCTGTTTGGAACCTCATCATCTTCAAGGAGCAAGGAGGAACCTTTGGGGACCACTGCCCAGACCAAAGTGTGACTGT GTATTTCCGGTCCGGGGCACCCCCTGTCATCAATCCCCTGCACACACACTTCCCAGGGGACACGGCTGTGCCTGGGGTTTTCTCCCTGACCCTCAGCTGGACACTGCCCAACCGCACCTCAGGCATCTTTAACGTCAGCAGCCCCTTACCTGGGGACTGGTTCTTGGCTGCCCACCTTCCCCAGGCCCATGGCCACATCTCTGTCAAG GGTCTCCAGGACGAGTGTCAGTACCTTCTTCAGCCACAGCTGATTATCCGGCGTTTGCTGGACGTTGCTGTGCTGGTGCCTGGCCGTCCCTCAGAGCAAACCCTCTCGGCCCACAATCGCTCAGCACTGTACAA GGTCTTTGTGCCCAGCTTTACTTACAGGGTTTCAGCACACCTGGTATGTGTGGGGAGCCGCGGGGCATTGGCCTGCCCCCTGACGTTGCGCCTACGTCCTAAGGCCCCACCCCTGCACAACTCAAGCTCTTTGTCCTGTGGCAGTACTTCGGTGTGCCAGCTGGAGCTGGCACTGCCCCCCTGGGGGCACTGGGTCTACGTGCGTGTGGAGATCccatcccggggtcctggcagGACTGTCCGGTTCCAGCTGTGCGTGCGGTTGCAAG AGTGCCCACAGCCCAGCCTGTCCCGTGTCCTCGTCCCTGGAGCTGCCATGAACATGCCCCAGTCACTGGGCAACCAGCCACTGCCCCCAGAGCCGCCTTCTCTGGGGGCCTCTGCGGAGGGGCCTGGGGCCACATCCCCACCAGAGCACTGCTGGCCGGTGCGCCCGACACTGCGCAATGAGCTGGACACCTTCTCCGTCCACTTCTACATCTTCTTCGGCCCCAGTGTGGCCCTGCCCCCTGAGCGCCCTGCAGTGTTTGCCCTGAGGCTGCTGCCAGTGTTGGACAGTGGAGGTGTCCTCAGCCTGGAGCTCCAGCTCAATGTG AGCTCCCTGCGCCAGGAAAACGTGACGGTGTTTGGATGCCTGACTCACGAGGTGCCCTTGAGCCTAGGGGATGCAGCGGTGACTTGTTCTAAAG AGTCCctggctggcttcctcctctccgtCAGTGCCACTTCCAGAGTGGCCAGGCTGCGAATCCCCTTCCCACAGACTGGAACCTGGTTCCTGACCCTGCGCTCCCTGTGCGGGGTGGGGCCTCG GTACGTGCGGTGCCGGAACGCGACGGCGGAGGTGCGGCTGCGCACTTTCCTCTCCCCCTGCGTGGACGACTGCGGGCCCTACGGCCAGTGCAAGCTGTTGCGCACACATAACTACCTGTACGCGGCCTGCGAGTGCAAGGCCG gctggaggggctggggctgcacCGACAGCGCGGATGCGCTCACCTATGGATTCCAGCTGCTGTCCACGCTACTACTCTGCCTGAGCAACCTCATGTTTTTGCCACCTGTGGTCCTGGCCATTCGGAGTCGATATGTGCTGGAAGCTGCTGTCTACACCTTCACCATGTTCTTCTCCACG TTTTACCATGCCTGTGACCAGCCAGGCATTGTGGTTTTCTGCATCATGGACTACGATGTGCTGCAGTTCTGTGATTTCCTGGGCTCCTTAATGTCCGTGTGGGTCACTGTCATTGCCATGGCGCGTTTACAGCCTGTGGTCAAGCAG GTGCTGTATTTGCTGGGGGCTATGCTGCTGTCTATGGCTCTACAGCTTGACCGGCATGGACTCTGGAACCTGCTTGGACCCAGTCTCTTCGCCCTGGGCATCTTGGCCACAGCCTGG ACAGTACGCAGCGTCCGCCGCCGGCACTGCTACCCACCCACATGGCGCCGTTGGCTTTTCTACCTGTGTCCGGGCAGCCTGATTGCGGGCAGTGCTGTCCTACTCTATGCTTTTGTGGAGACCCGAGACAACTACTTCTACATTCACAGCATTTGGCATATGCTCATCGCTGGCAGCGTGGGCTTCTTGCTGCCCCCACGTGCCAAGACTGACCACCGGGTCCCATCTGGAGCTCGGGCCCGGGGCTGCGGTTACCAGCTGTGCATCAATGAGCAGGAGGAGCTGGGCCTTGTGGGTCCAGGTGGGGCCACTGTCAGCAGCATCTGTTCCAGCTGA
- the TMEM8B gene encoding transmembrane protein 8B isoform X3, which translates to MAQPLSRPLVLSSSSPWPPAPPSPRFPNWPLPRPGSQRMPRSESQPRPPLQSKSQSLWLSWPPTPPLPLFHLLSQIPAQPLSQPHSQCLFKPGSQILPLPQSPLQPLLPSHSLPLFKPQCPAQPNPLSQPLPSSLCLPKSFPLPTPFSHTLPLSQPRLRSGLQLPPALLLLLLFSVLGPGAGGLFLTDYSTCSPRKLSPFRSFASTELFHFHVPEDTFLAVWNLIIFKEQGGTFGDHCPDQSVTVYFRSGAPPVINPLHTHFPGDTAVPGVFSLTLSWTLPNRTSGIFNVSSPLPGDWFLAAHLPQAHGHISVKGLQDECQYLLQPQLIIRRLLDVAVLVPGRPSEQTLSAHNRSALYNTSVCQLELALPPWGHWVYVRVEIPSRGPGRTVRFQLCVRLQECPQPSLSRVLVPGAAMNMPQSLGNQPLPPEPPSLGASAEGPGATSPPEHCWPVRPTLRNELDTFSVHFYIFFGPSVALPPERPAVFALRLLPVLDSGGVLSLELQLNVSSLRQENVTVFGCLTHEVPLSLGDAAVTCSKESLAGFLLSVSATSRVARLRIPFPQTGTWFLTLRSLCGVGPRYVRCRNATAEVRLRTFLSPCVDDCGPYGQCKLLRTHNYLYAACECKAGWRGWGCTDSADALTYGFQLLSTLLLCLSNLMFLPPVVLAIRSRYVLEAAVYTFTMFFSTFYHACDQPGIVVFCIMDYDVLQFCDFLGSLMSVWVTVIAMARLQPVVKQVLYLLGAMLLSMALQLDRHGLWNLLGPSLFALGILATAWTVRSVRRRHCYPPTWRRWLFYLCPGSLIAGSAVLLYAFVETRDNYFYIHSIWHMLIAGSVGFLLPPRAKTDHRVPSGARARGCGYQLCINEQEELGLVGPGGATVSSICSS; encoded by the exons aTGGCCCAGCCCTTGTCCCGGCCCCTCGTCCTATCCTCATCCAGCCCttggcccccagccccgccctcgCCCCGCTTCCCAAATTGGCCCCTGCCCCGGCCTGGGTCCCAGCGAATGCCCAGATCCGAGTCTCAACCCAGGCCCCCCCTTCAGTCCAAGTCCCAGTCCCTGTGGCTGTCCTGGCCTCCAACCCCTCCTTTGCCCTTGTTCCACCTCCTGTCACAAATCCCAGCCCAACCCCTGTCCCAACCCCATTCCCAGTGTTTGTTTAAACCCGGGTCGCAaatcctgcccttgccccagTCCCCATTACAGCCCCTCCTTCCATCCCATTCCTTGCCCTTGTTCAagccccagtgcccagcacagcccAATCCACTATCTCAGCCTTTGCCCTCATCTCTGTGTTTACCCAAGTCTTTCCCACTACCCACCCCTTTCTCTCAtaccctgcccctctcccagcctcgACTCAGGTCTGGGCTCCAGCTGCCGCCAGCCTTATTGCTGCTGTTGCTGTTCTCTGTCCTTGGCCCAGGGGCTG GAGGCCTCTTCCTGACTGACTACTCCACCTGCTCACCCCGAAAGCTGAGTCCATTCCGCTCCTTTGCCAGCACTGAGCTCTTCCACTTCCATGTTCCCGAGGACACATTCCTGGCTGTTTGGAACCTCATCATCTTCAAGGAGCAAGGAGGAACCTTTGGGGACCACTGCCCAGACCAAAGTGTGACTGT GTATTTCCGGTCCGGGGCACCCCCTGTCATCAATCCCCTGCACACACACTTCCCAGGGGACACGGCTGTGCCTGGGGTTTTCTCCCTGACCCTCAGCTGGACACTGCCCAACCGCACCTCAGGCATCTTTAACGTCAGCAGCCCCTTACCTGGGGACTGGTTCTTGGCTGCCCACCTTCCCCAGGCCCATGGCCACATCTCTGTCAAG GGTCTCCAGGACGAGTGTCAGTACCTTCTTCAGCCACAGCTGATTATCCGGCGTTTGCTGGACGTTGCTGTGCTGGTGCCTGGCCGTCCCTCAGAGCAAACCCTCTCGGCCCACAATCGCTCAGCACTGTACAA TACTTCGGTGTGCCAGCTGGAGCTGGCACTGCCCCCCTGGGGGCACTGGGTCTACGTGCGTGTGGAGATCccatcccggggtcctggcagGACTGTCCGGTTCCAGCTGTGCGTGCGGTTGCAAG AGTGCCCACAGCCCAGCCTGTCCCGTGTCCTCGTCCCTGGAGCTGCCATGAACATGCCCCAGTCACTGGGCAACCAGCCACTGCCCCCAGAGCCGCCTTCTCTGGGGGCCTCTGCGGAGGGGCCTGGGGCCACATCCCCACCAGAGCACTGCTGGCCGGTGCGCCCGACACTGCGCAATGAGCTGGACACCTTCTCCGTCCACTTCTACATCTTCTTCGGCCCCAGTGTGGCCCTGCCCCCTGAGCGCCCTGCAGTGTTTGCCCTGAGGCTGCTGCCAGTGTTGGACAGTGGAGGTGTCCTCAGCCTGGAGCTCCAGCTCAATGTG AGCTCCCTGCGCCAGGAAAACGTGACGGTGTTTGGATGCCTGACTCACGAGGTGCCCTTGAGCCTAGGGGATGCAGCGGTGACTTGTTCTAAAG AGTCCctggctggcttcctcctctccgtCAGTGCCACTTCCAGAGTGGCCAGGCTGCGAATCCCCTTCCCACAGACTGGAACCTGGTTCCTGACCCTGCGCTCCCTGTGCGGGGTGGGGCCTCG GTACGTGCGGTGCCGGAACGCGACGGCGGAGGTGCGGCTGCGCACTTTCCTCTCCCCCTGCGTGGACGACTGCGGGCCCTACGGCCAGTGCAAGCTGTTGCGCACACATAACTACCTGTACGCGGCCTGCGAGTGCAAGGCCG gctggaggggctggggctgcacCGACAGCGCGGATGCGCTCACCTATGGATTCCAGCTGCTGTCCACGCTACTACTCTGCCTGAGCAACCTCATGTTTTTGCCACCTGTGGTCCTGGCCATTCGGAGTCGATATGTGCTGGAAGCTGCTGTCTACACCTTCACCATGTTCTTCTCCACG TTTTACCATGCCTGTGACCAGCCAGGCATTGTGGTTTTCTGCATCATGGACTACGATGTGCTGCAGTTCTGTGATTTCCTGGGCTCCTTAATGTCCGTGTGGGTCACTGTCATTGCCATGGCGCGTTTACAGCCTGTGGTCAAGCAG GTGCTGTATTTGCTGGGGGCTATGCTGCTGTCTATGGCTCTACAGCTTGACCGGCATGGACTCTGGAACCTGCTTGGACCCAGTCTCTTCGCCCTGGGCATCTTGGCCACAGCCTGG ACAGTACGCAGCGTCCGCCGCCGGCACTGCTACCCACCCACATGGCGCCGTTGGCTTTTCTACCTGTGTCCGGGCAGCCTGATTGCGGGCAGTGCTGTCCTACTCTATGCTTTTGTGGAGACCCGAGACAACTACTTCTACATTCACAGCATTTGGCATATGCTCATCGCTGGCAGCGTGGGCTTCTTGCTGCCCCCACGTGCCAAGACTGACCACCGGGTCCCATCTGGAGCTCGGGCCCGGGGCTGCGGTTACCAGCTGTGCATCAATGAGCAGGAGGAGCTGGGCCTTGTGGGTCCAGGTGGGGCCACTGTCAGCAGCATCTGTTCCAGCTGA